In Candidatus Schekmanbacteria bacterium, a genomic segment contains:
- a CDS encoding DUF2304 domain-containing protein, protein MPIVQKIFALSVSIILLIIIIELVRRRKLREEYSVLWIITGITIIILSIWYKLLLFITKLIGAVVPTSTLFLFSLLFLILISLHFSVKISMLTDKLKEVSQEIALLRARMEEKWELSE, encoded by the coding sequence ATGCCCATAGTTCAAAAAATATTTGCCCTTTCAGTGAGTATTATACTTTTAATTATTATTATTGAGCTTGTAAGGCGCAGAAAGCTTCGAGAAGAATATTCAGTGCTATGGATAATTACAGGTATAACAATTATAATTCTCTCAATCTGGTATAAACTGCTTCTTTTTATTACCAAATTGATTGGTGCCGTAGTTCCCACTTCTACACTTTTCCTATTTAGTCTCCTTTTTCTGATTCTTATCAGTCTTCATTTTTCTGTAAAGATCTCGATGCTTACTGACAAGCTTAAAGAAGTTTCTCAAGAGATTGCGCTTCTTCGAGCAAGAATGGAAGAAAAGTGGGAACTTTCGGAATGA